A stretch of Cucumis sativus cultivar 9930 chromosome 2, Cucumber_9930_V3, whole genome shotgun sequence DNA encodes these proteins:
- the LOC101214336 gene encoding uncharacterized protein LOC101214336 isoform X3, whose translation MLQDVMSSASDQMLTIDEISSPINAQIFDFCDPELFAETLQNSEFNSCSNCCYDKNSPYATNLSNSPDQTDNNGNGNGNGNTVAGAASFIPTNDASAATNITTNSASNLTAIFDSQEELDNDISASIDFSPSASFSIPQYLTIQSGQFDVSQVQSQMPLVDPMIEGLVQCPMAPVGALIDEDLPSIYVDDCLSSLTSYMPLNPASPSCSFVGTTMATYLPTTSMNPATSTVESCGMFSLLGPDLQDLDYQGDNCGLYSQDCMQGTFNPADLQVLNNENLQLAAGAMNCTSLASDLSSLKDSTFKVGKLSTEERKEKIHRYMKKRNERNFSKKIKYACRKTLADSRPRVRGRFAKNDELAENHRAACSNHEGEEEEEVVVKEEDSMVDSSDIFAHISGVNSFKCNYPIQSWT comes from the exons GACGCTTCAGAATTCTGAGTTCAATTCTTGCTCAAATTGTTGTTACGACAAGAATTCGCCATATGCTACAAATCTGTCTAATTCCCCAGATCAAACAGATAACAATGGCAATGGCAATGGCAATGGCAATACTGTTGCCGGTGCTGCATCGTTTATACCTACTAACGATGCATCAGCTGCAACTAACATAACGACCAACAGTGCTAGTAACCTGACTGCTATCTTTGATTCCCAAGAAGAACTTGACAACGATATCTCTGCTTCCATAGACTTCTCTCCATCGGCTTCGTTTTCGATCCCTCAATATCTCACTATCCAGTCGGGGCAGTTCGATGTTTCTCAAGTGCAATCTCAAATGCCATTGGTAGATCCCATGATTGAAGGGCTTGTGCAGTGTCCTATGGCTCCAGTTGGAGCTCTCATTGACGAAGATCTACCGTCCATTTACGTCGATGATTGCTTATCTTCCTTGACTTCCTACATGCCACTGAATCCTGCTTCCCCTTCATGCTCGTTTGTCGGAACTACCATGGCAACTTACCTGCCTACCACATCAATGAATCCTGCTACATCGACTGTTGAAAGTTGTGGAATGTTTTCTCTCCTCGGCCCTGACTTGCAAGACCTTGACTATCAAGGAGACAACTGTGGACTCTACAGCCAAGACTGTATGCAGGGGACTTTCAATCCAGCAGATCTTCAG GTGCTTAACAATGAAAATCTACAACTGGCTGCTGGGGCAATGAACTGCACTTCTTTAGCTTCCGATCTCTCAAGCTTAAAGGACAGTACTTTCAAAGTAGGAAAACTCTCCACGGaagagagaaaggagaagaTTCATAGGTacatgaagaaaagaaatgagagaaaCTTCAGCAAGAAAATTAAG TATGCCTGCCGAAAAACACTAGCAGATAGCCGACCACGGGTTCGAGGACGGTTTGCGAAGAACGACGAATTGGCAGAGAATCACAGGGCTGCTTGTAGCAACcatgaaggagaagaagaagaagaa GTAGTTGTGAAGGAAGAAGATAGCATGGTTGACTCCTCAGATATCTTTGCTCATATCAGTGGAGTGAACTCCTTCAAGTGCAACTATCCAATTCAGTCTTGGACTTGA
- the LOC101214336 gene encoding uncharacterized protein LOC101214336 isoform X4, translating into MKNADFCLFETKDEISSPINAQIFDFCDPELFAETLQNSEFNSCSNCCYDKNSPYATNLSNSPDQTDNNGNGNGNGNTVAGAASFIPTNDASAATNITTNSASNLTAIFDSQEELDNDISASIDFSPSASFSIPQYLTIQSGQFDVSQVQSQMPLVDPMIEGLVQCPMAPVGALIDEDLPSIYVDDCLSSLTSYMPLNPASPSCSFVGTTMATYLPTTSMNPATSTVESCGMFSLLGPDLQDLDYQGDNCGLYSQDCMQGTFNPADLQVLNNENLQLAAGAMNCTSLASDLSSLKDSTFKVGKLSTEERKEKIHRYMKKRNERNFSKKIKYACRKTLADSRPRVRGRFAKNDELAENHRAACSNHEGEEEEEVVVKEEDSMVDSSDIFAHISGVNSFKCNYPIQSWT; encoded by the exons GACGCTTCAGAATTCTGAGTTCAATTCTTGCTCAAATTGTTGTTACGACAAGAATTCGCCATATGCTACAAATCTGTCTAATTCCCCAGATCAAACAGATAACAATGGCAATGGCAATGGCAATGGCAATACTGTTGCCGGTGCTGCATCGTTTATACCTACTAACGATGCATCAGCTGCAACTAACATAACGACCAACAGTGCTAGTAACCTGACTGCTATCTTTGATTCCCAAGAAGAACTTGACAACGATATCTCTGCTTCCATAGACTTCTCTCCATCGGCTTCGTTTTCGATCCCTCAATATCTCACTATCCAGTCGGGGCAGTTCGATGTTTCTCAAGTGCAATCTCAAATGCCATTGGTAGATCCCATGATTGAAGGGCTTGTGCAGTGTCCTATGGCTCCAGTTGGAGCTCTCATTGACGAAGATCTACCGTCCATTTACGTCGATGATTGCTTATCTTCCTTGACTTCCTACATGCCACTGAATCCTGCTTCCCCTTCATGCTCGTTTGTCGGAACTACCATGGCAACTTACCTGCCTACCACATCAATGAATCCTGCTACATCGACTGTTGAAAGTTGTGGAATGTTTTCTCTCCTCGGCCCTGACTTGCAAGACCTTGACTATCAAGGAGACAACTGTGGACTCTACAGCCAAGACTGTATGCAGGGGACTTTCAATCCAGCAGATCTTCAG GTGCTTAACAATGAAAATCTACAACTGGCTGCTGGGGCAATGAACTGCACTTCTTTAGCTTCCGATCTCTCAAGCTTAAAGGACAGTACTTTCAAAGTAGGAAAACTCTCCACGGaagagagaaaggagaagaTTCATAGGTacatgaagaaaagaaatgagagaaaCTTCAGCAAGAAAATTAAG TATGCCTGCCGAAAAACACTAGCAGATAGCCGACCACGGGTTCGAGGACGGTTTGCGAAGAACGACGAATTGGCAGAGAATCACAGGGCTGCTTGTAGCAACcatgaaggagaagaagaagaagaa GTAGTTGTGAAGGAAGAAGATAGCATGGTTGACTCCTCAGATATCTTTGCTCATATCAGTGGAGTGAACTCCTTCAAGTGCAACTATCCAATTCAGTCTTGGACTTGA